The window AGGCACTTTTAGATTGTTTGCCCAATAattaagtttaaaaaaaataaaagaataatGACTTAAAAGACTCAGTCAGAGTCCAAGGCCATATAGACAGTGCTTCTACTTTCTGTCCAGTGAGTGAAAATACCTGAACTAAGTGAATATCTGTCACTAGTTAAAGTCCACATACATAACTAAAATAATAATTACACAAATGTTTGCAGGGGCCAAGGACAGAGTTATTTTCTCTTATCTGAATGAAGATCTTCTGTCATTGGTCACtgtggtctctccctggtggaTCTGCAGTTGTTTGCTTCCTATGAAAACAATTATGCTCTGTTACTTTAATGCAGGTCACATCTGCATCATACCCATGGCATTACATTGCACTTCTATAGCCCAATCAACAGATCATAGCTATATTTAATATACCTTCAAAACTTTTTGTTGGCATTCAAGATCAGCTGCTTCTCAAAGTTGGCATCTGCCAGCCAGTTTCTCCTGGGTCTGAATGAGATAACGACAGATGTTAACATCAGAATTATGGCAAATGGTAAAGGAATTGTGGACTGAGACAATAACTGAACTCATTTTACCACATTTCTATATTTAAAACCAGAACTAGAATAATATCACCAAGAACTATGATTGAGGCTCGGTATTTACTCTACTTATtaccaaataataataatgatgtaaTATAATCATAGTTTATTCTTACCTGAATATTAGACCACCGATGCTGAAAAGCCTCTCTACTGGAGCACTTGAGGGCAgggcagtgttgtgttgtatgaACAGCCTTCTGAGCTTTGAAAACTGCATGTATTCATCAAACCCATCTGTGGTTGGGGCATCCAGATAGGCGTCCACTTCAGATTTTTTATGAACCTGAGTGTTTTTGTTAAATCTGAAGAATGACTCAGCAGGATCTTTCTTGTCACTTCCACCACTGGACTGGGCTTGACCGGACTCTCTTGCAGCTGAGTCATCAGAGTCGAGGGTTTGAAATTCTCTTCTCAGCATCAATCTGTACTGCATACATTTCTCCTCATCTTGGACCCAGTCTAGCTTGAACCTTGGCACCAGCATAGCGGAGAGTATATGTTCCCTCTTCTCCAGAAGACCTGCCAGCCTTGTGCTCAGTGACTCTAAGATAGTCTTTATGAGAGGTTGGCATGTAATGAGACCCTCTACTGCAGTGGGCTTTCTGCTCTCATACAATAGGTCATTCATGTGACATTGCAGCTGTACAATGGTTGGAGCCAGGTAACCAAGAAAGACATTGTTCTCTGCTTGGAGGATGTTTAGTGCAAGTGCCAAAGGCCTCATCACATCCGCAAACATGTGAATGAATTCGACTTCCTGTGGAGAGAATCTGCAAAAGCCAAACTCGTCACTCACAGTGTGCAAAAGGAGCTCATCGTGTAAGGGGGTGGCATCATTTTTAGGGGTGACCTCAGCCACGTTCATTTCTGCCTTCGTAGTTAGTTTTGCTATGCGAGACAGTCGCTCCATCGCAAGAAAGACTGAATTCCATCTCATATCATTTGTCACAACAAAGCCAATTCCAAGCTTTTCCTCCACAGCATCAGAAGCCGTTGTACTTAGCCTAACAAGGTTCCACAGTGCAGATGCTTTGGCAAAGACTGCCCTCGACATTGTTCTGTAACGTTCATCACTAACTTTTTCAGTGTCTTTGGCCACGAGATTCAAAGTGTGTGCCATGCACCGtctgtgaggggggagagaggaatgtTCCAGACCTGAGAGAGGCTCAGGCTCCATCGCATATTCATCTGAGCTCTCACTGGCGGCAGCAAAGGCTGACACTTGTTCATCCTCATCTTCACTTTTAGTTTGATCAAAGTTGAAACAGTTGAATGCCTTGACAAAATTAGCAGCATTGTCTGTCACTGTACACACAACCTTGTTGTGGATTTCGAACTCTTTGTAGACATCTGTCAACAATTTTGCCAATACATCATGTGTATGTGCTCCTTTAATTTGCCTGCATGCCAGTACTACAGAGTGTCTCTTCGAAACATCTGTTTTGTTTAGCCAGTGGATAGTGATTTCTATAaatgccttgttcacagcagaccaGCAATCTGCTGTTGTGCACACAGCATCAATCTCAGACAGTTCAGTCTTAAGTTCACACATGTTTTCTTTATATTTCTTGTTTAACAGTGTTTGTACTTTCTTTCTCGATGGAACCTTTTTGGATGGCTGCAACCCCTTAATTAAGTTTATGAAAGCTGGGCTTTCCACTTTCCTCAAAGGCAGCAAGTCTCCGACAATATACTGCACCACCAGGTTGTCAAGCTGCGGCTGGGTGATGACATCAACGCCGTTACTGTACGCAGTTAATGGGATTTGGGTCGAGGATCTGTCTTGACTGTCTTTTGATTTTTTATTTGCTTGCACATACCTTGAAAGGCTAACCGGGTGCTTCAGTTCAATGTGCCGTTTCAGGTTTGCTGAAGACGTGACTGATGTGCTGATTTTCTTTTTGACAGCCGGTGGGCAAAGTTTGCACAGAAATGTAAGATTGTTCCCATTTTCACCGACTTTGTCGTAAAACTCTCTTAAATGATTATAGGACCCCTCCTTGCTGCTTTGTCGCCTACATGCTGCTGTTGCCTCCATGATGTTTTTAGTTTTGATGACGCATGCAGCGGTGCGACACTAGTGGCTGCCGTTGCCAGATTGAAATCTCtgtctgcaataccgctctcAGCCTCTACACAATTTAGGCGCtctcacacttgccaggcatagacagtagaagaaaACACACGCAGCAATTGACTGGTTAGGCAACCCTGGATACAGGACTGTTGAGCAGAGTATGTTTAATATAGGGAGAACCATAGATGTAAACACGTATAAAtctatggggagaactgccactctcgagaaacttccgggttctgaactggttgcagttccactcaagttccatatgagggcgctaacggtcgagtgcagaatgaatggaggtctatggagctattcccctcaaaatccacttttctcaggatatatatttttttgtctaCGTAACAACGTATATGTGGTGAGTCTGAGTCATATGTGGAACATATATTCTATCTAGAATAGGCTTGTATtactcaaaaacaattgaaaggaatactatacagtactaatagcattgattttcgtaaagttTACATGatgtatctgcttcttgatcggacttaTACCACATTCTGCCAGTTTTCTAactccactgcaatgccttagctcacatgCTCGCGACTAGTTGTCGCAAAGTATTACATGTGCAGCTAGTTGCAACTCTTAAAAGAGTTTCGGAGCTAGGGTTAGCTATGTCTTCCATTATCTCTCCAATCTAgtgtccctatctgccttcAATCTTGTGCAGCTgctttggtctgaagataaccacacCCCTCTCCTTTGCATGTTGGATTGGAAAtagatacagcacagaaataaatgtggtgttcgAAAATATACGTGGcgttaggaaataaaagtctcaaaaaataaataaatgtggtacaaggaaataaaagtcccattaaataaatatttttacaaaaacatcattttgaaataagttaatgtatttatttattgatgtaggTAAATtaattcagctatataattatatgatttatatatttatgccgtcttttaatttatttcagggtttatttcatagcattatttatgtatgtatttatgtatttaatttgGACTAAAACGGCGTTCCATTCATCTGCCATTTCAAGACTAAATGTGTGTTAGTCTGCCTCCCCTTCTGTAGGTGGCGACGGAGAGACACTGCCCAGCAACATTCTGGAGGAAACATTCACGTTTTCCTGTCGTTGCTGCGTTGACCAGCCCGGAGCCTTCGAATTTCATCTTGTTAATTGTCTACTCTACAGTATTATTAATCGTACTTTAgttttcatttatttcagcAATTAATTCAAGTGGGAAAGATAATGGGGAGAAGTAGGAGCCGTTCTCCGCCGAGACGAGGTTCGTAGTGTACGAGTGGTTAGCTGTAAGGTCTCACAAACAATGTTAGCTTCTTTAGCTAAGTGGTGACTAAACGCAAACGTAGACAACGA of the Hypomesus transpacificus isolate Combined female unplaced genomic scaffold, fHypTra1 scaffold_31, whole genome shotgun sequence genome contains:
- the LOC124463934 gene encoding uncharacterized protein LOC124463934, with translation MEATAACRRQSSKEGSYNHLREFYDKVGENGNNLTFLCKLCPPAVKKKISTSVTSSANLKRHIELKHPVSLSRYVQANKKSKDSQDRSSTQIPLTAYSNGVDVITQPQLDNLVVQYIVGDLLPLRKVESPAFINLIKGLQPSKKVPSRKKVQTLLNKKYKENMCELKTELSEIDAVCTTADCWSAVNKAFIEITIHWLNKTDVSKRHSVVLACRQIKGAHTHDVLAKLLTDVYKEFEIHNKVVCTVTDNAANFVKAFNCFNFDQTKSEDEDEQVSAFAAASESSDEYAMEPEPLSGLEHSSLPPHRRCMAHTLNLVAKDTEKVSDERYRTMSRAVFAKASALWNLVRLSTTASDAVEEKLGIGFVVTNDMRWNSVFLAMERLSRIAKLTTKAEMNVAEVTPKNDATPLHDELLLHTVSDEFGFCRFSPQEVEFIHMFADVMRPLALALNILQAENNVFLGYLAPTIVQLQCHMNDLLYESRKPTAVEGLITCQPLIKTILESLSTRLAGLLEKREHILSAMLVPRFKLDWVQDEEKCMQYRLMLRREFQTLDSDDSAARESGQAQSSGGSDKKDPAESFFRFNKNTQVHKKSEVDAYLDAPTTDGFDEYMQFSKLRRLFIQHNTALPSSAPVERLFSIGGLIFRPRRNWLADANFEKQLILNANKKF